One region of Gemmatimonadota bacterium genomic DNA includes:
- a CDS encoding adenosylhomocysteinase, with protein MESDIRDPDLAESGAARMAWDARQMPVLRSIKDRFAREQPFRNLRVGVCLHISTKTANLVAAIKSGGAAPIVCASNPLSTQDDVAASLVVHHGIPVFAKRGEDSGTFSRHLHAVLNAQPDILLDDGADLVTTAHRDHREQLDRIIGGTEETTTGVNRLRSMVRHGDLTFPVIAVNDSKTKHLFDNRFGTGQSALDGILRATNTLIAGKTVVVCGYGWCGRGVASRARGLGGQVIVTEVDPVAALEAAMEGFRVLPMAEATALGDLFITVTGNRGVIRRDHLESMKDGAMLANAGHFDVEIDMRALDALAVERRSLRPCVEEYALAPGRRLYLIGEGRLVNLVAGEGHPAAVMDLSFANQALAVEHLAASHEGMKPGVHTLPDEIDREIAGLKLESMGMTIDELSPEQRDYLDSWH; from the coding sequence ATGGAATCTGACATCCGGGATCCCGATCTCGCCGAATCCGGCGCGGCACGCATGGCATGGGATGCCCGCCAGATGCCGGTATTGCGTTCGATAAAAGACCGGTTCGCTCGAGAACAGCCCTTTCGCAACCTGCGTGTCGGCGTGTGTCTGCACATTTCGACCAAGACGGCCAACCTGGTTGCGGCGATCAAATCGGGCGGGGCGGCGCCCATCGTCTGCGCTTCCAATCCCCTCAGCACGCAGGACGACGTGGCCGCCAGCCTGGTCGTGCATCACGGGATTCCCGTGTTCGCGAAAAGAGGGGAAGACTCCGGCACCTTCAGCCGGCACCTGCACGCCGTGCTGAATGCGCAGCCGGATATCCTGCTGGACGACGGGGCCGACCTGGTTACCACCGCGCATCGCGATCACCGAGAGCAACTGGATCGAATCATCGGCGGAACGGAAGAGACGACCACGGGAGTAAACCGGCTCAGAAGCATGGTCCGACACGGCGACCTGACCTTTCCGGTCATCGCGGTCAACGATTCGAAGACCAAGCACCTCTTCGACAACCGGTTCGGCACGGGGCAAAGCGCGCTCGACGGCATCCTCCGGGCTACCAACACGCTGATAGCTGGCAAAACCGTGGTGGTGTGCGGCTACGGCTGGTGTGGCCGAGGCGTGGCGTCCCGGGCGAGGGGCCTGGGCGGTCAGGTCATCGTAACGGAAGTGGACCCCGTCGCGGCCCTGGAAGCCGCCATGGAAGGATTCCGGGTACTGCCCATGGCCGAGGCGACCGCGCTCGGAGACCTTTTCATCACAGTGACCGGAAACCGCGGGGTCATACGCCGCGATCATCTGGAAAGCATGAAAGACGGCGCCATGCTGGCCAACGCCGGCCACTTCGACGTGGAAATCGACATGCGTGCCCTGGACGCCCTCGCGGTCGAGAGAAGATCCCTGCGGCCCTGCGTGGAGGAGTATGCCCTGGCGCCCGGCCGCAGGCTGTATCTCATCGGTGAGGGCCGGCTGGTCAACCTGGTCGCCGGCGAGGGGCATCCCGCCGCGGTCATGGACCTTTCCTTCGCCAACCAGGCCCTGGCCGTGGAGCACCTGGCAGCCAGCCACGAGGGAATGAAACCCGGAGTACACACGCTGCCGGACGAAATCGACCGGGAGATCGCCGGCCTCAAGCTCGAAAGCATGGGCATGACCATTGACGAGTTGTCGCCGGAGCAGAGGGATTACCTGGATTCGTGGCACTGA